In the Acidobacteriota bacterium genome, GGTGGAGGATCACCCGGTCTTCCGCAAGGGCCTGCGGGGAGCCCTGGAAGCGGAGGCGGATCTGCGGGTGGTGGCGGAGGCGGAGGATGGGGAGACGGCGCTGGAGCTGGCTCGCACCCTCCGGCCGGCGGTGGCGGTGGTCGATCTGCAGCTGCCGGGAATGCATGGCATCGAGGTGGTGCGGC is a window encoding:
- a CDS encoding response regulator transcription factor, which encodes MVDRKGARGAEKARRRGAGATIGGTAGGGTAGGSAADVEVLLVEDHPVFRKGLRGALEAEADLRVVAEAEDGETALELARTLRPAVAVVDLQLPGMHGIEVVR